The Ipomoea triloba cultivar NCNSP0323 chromosome 4, ASM357664v1 DNA segment TCTTTGCTGCTTTCTTGGGAAGTGGCAGTAATGGCTGATTATCATCACTTTTCCCATTCTTTAGAAGAACAAGTGATTTCCTCACTGCTTCCCTTGCCAATTCTCTATGTTCCTATATAATTGTGCCATATATACATCTATAGATTATAGTAGACTATGAAAGGAATAGGAGTTATAGTGTATGTGTTATATTTACCTGGCTACCAAGTTGGCTTGCCAAGCTCATATCTGCCATTGGGTTCTCAAAAAGACCCATCATAAACTTAACCCTTAATATTCTCTTCACTGCATCATCAATCCTACTCATTGGGATAACCTTTTTCTTCACCAGAGAAGTTAAATCACCAATAAAATCTGTATAGTTTATTGGCACCATTACCTGCATTTTTACACACATTAAACCAGCCAGCCATTCAAAAACCTAATCGCACTCCCGGGCCTATGGGAAAGTCAGATGTGTTTACTAACGGGAAAAATTCTTCGTTTTTCTCGCTATAATTTGGACTCACTCACCATGTCAATTCCTGCAAGAACTCCAGCTTGAACTGAGTAAGTGTAATTGGCATGAGGTGGGTCAGTTATCCTGTCAATGCCCTCCCAATCTGAAATGACAAATCCCTGAAACATAGGACaatgaaaatgttgttttcaTTTCATTACAGATTCAACTCAGAACAGAGGGACTATCTATCTTTCTGATGACAGATTTGACTtttgtgaccagttgagctacTCATACAGCCATACATGCAACGCTTACCTTGAACTTGAGTTTGCGCTTGAGGAATCCGGTAAGGAGTTCGCGGTGAGCGTGCATCTTCTTGCCGTTCCAGCTCGAGTAGGAAACCATAACAGTTGCTACACCTTTCCTGATTGAATCATAGTATGCAGGCATATGAATGCTGAGCAGACCATTTATGTCGATTATCGTGTTGCTCTCGTCCGTGCCATTAACCGTGCCACCATCCCCGACGAAATGCTTGGCACACCCCACAACTTTTGTCCTTCAAAATCACATCATAGTCATAGCATGATCAGTAAAACTTGGATCATTAAATCCAAACTGTAGAAGACAAGAGGCCCATACTTATCTGCAGCAACAAAGGGAACACCCTGAGAATTTGCTGGGGGGTCTCCTTGTAAACCAGGTATGATCTCAGTCATCATTTGCACAATTTTGTGATCTTCGCTGTAGCTTTCGTAACATCGGCCCCATCTAGGATCTCTGCACACCTACAACAAAATTATAATTGGCCATTAACTAACAGAGGACCACaagaggtaaaccagcttaggttgACCATAGCTGATCGTCTCAAACCTCAAATAAATGCTAACATAGAAGCAACAAAGTAAAACATTCAATTCTATCATCACAAAACTTACTGCAATGCAGGGAGCAAAAGCATAATTTACTCCTGTAGCTCTAACTTCTAGGGCAGTTGCAGCTCCAATCCTTTTCACAAGCTCTGGATCTCTGTCCATACATAAAAGCCAATGCATTacagagatatatatatagagttgggAATATGTATATTCTTAGCTTTAACCATAATGCATATATGGTGAGATGAGACATATATGGTACCTGGTGACACCAAGCCCAACATTGTGGGGGAAGATGGTAGCCTTATAAACATTATTGTTGCCATGAACTGCATCAATTCCATAAATGATGGGAATCCCGAGGCGGGTCGAAAGAGCACCTCTCTGAAACTCGTTAAACATGTTAACCCAATCCTCAACTGAGGCCTTAGGTGCTGGCCAACTCCCTCCACCACTCACTACACTCCCTGCACCATCCCATCatcaatcaaatcaaacagTTAATACTGCTTCTGCTGCTACGAGGTCAGGATTTCTAGCTcgtaattaattaagtttttgGCAGAGACTAGTAAAAGACCAAGTCCAATACCAGGTGGCTACAGATTGTAGGACAGACCGGAGGCCTAAAAGGCCAAGTCCCAACACTCTGGCTCTTAAAAATGTGACAGTATAAAAAAATACAGTAAATGTTATTGGCGTAAtgataagcgcttgatcctaacaaaacGCGTAtgataagcgcttgatcctaacaaaacGCGTACCTATGAAGTACTGGTTAATAACATCAGGTGTTGAAACTTTCCTCTCAATCTGAGTCATCTGCCCAATCTTCTCCTCAAGGGTCATCCTCTTCATCAAATCCTTGATTCTTTCACCCACAGGCTGCTTGGGATCCTTGTACTTCTCTGCCGCCATAACACCAGACATGAAGCACAACAACAATAGTAACACAGCAAAACCCATCGCAGGTTTTGCACATTTGGACATGTTAGCCACTCCCATTGGCCTCCTGTACCCTGCAAAAGAATGAAACATAAACTCAGTATTACATAAGTGATAAAATAACTAAGAAAAATTACAAGAAatgaacattattattattggaggtGTATAGTACCCCACTTCCTATTGAGATATGTCTATACACACCCATACCCCCTGCCCTTTTATAGATAATGTATAGTAGTCTGTGAAAGTTGGCGAAGCGGGAAAGTGCAATATACTGCAAGTTGGTAGttgatcttgaattttttttattttttttttattttttgggagaaatatttaattatttttattttaccattttgcATACCAATTGTTTTCAAGTCCAACTTGAGAAGGGCTCAGTTCTTTACTTCCCTGAAACacgagtatatatattattattatttttaaatagtatacATTTTTCACTTAATATGTAAGAAGTTAATATATTTGGCTAGTATGGCCTGTTTGCATTGCTTttataaataacaacaacaacagcaacaataCTAATcatcactaatcatcaacgtGAGAGGGAGGAAATTTCATCCCGTAATTTCGactttatacatcactaatcatcaacgtGAGTCTCTTATATAtggaattacaacctttattatataaatcaatgttaggaaataattatttctaatagTCTCTCAtttgattcatataagcatgacacctttattatatgaattaacgttaagaataaattatttttaacagACTAATCACAAATGCAGAGGTTATGATactggcaaattatgctgtggagtTCTGATAATCACAaatacgtcgtttttgtctctttttttttaaaaaaaaattagtaaacatattgctgaatatagagttgtccaaaaatgtgtgaatgtagaggtttcaaagtgtgaatatagagtatagaaatcgtgaatgtagatttatgattgtgtgaatgtagagttgcccagaaatgtgtgaatgtggaggtttcaaattgtgaatatggagtatagaaatcgtgaatgtagagttatgcatgtgtgaatctctagtagagttaagaagttctagcaacttgtagccctgtaatgtgtgaatgtagagttctcaagttgtgaatatggagtataagacctgtgaatatagagttttgaatgtgagaatgcataacagtagtaatatagttactaaatatataatcctgtaatgtgtgaatgtagagtttacaaattgtgaatgtaaagtatagtgtatgtgaatgtagagtatatgatatgtgaatgtagacccaggtccaccttgcaaggtggacctgggtccacggcataacaattgtaTGATACTTGGGTAGGCCTAACGCTATCCTAACCCGTTTCTTTGTTATTCGATAGGGCCCATAATATTGGCATCCTGCTCACGGAGGATAGGACAAATGAATGATCAAAAAACCATTACTATTAGTATCCTGATGAGTATGGAATTCAAAAACATCAAATTTTGGAAAAGGTGCATGCAATTAAGAGTGAAcgaacaattttctttttaaaacatATGCTTGGATATAGTTATACTTCTCAATTCAGAAAAATAAGAAGACAATATAACAACTCCTAAAAATAAATGCACTACACACAATAGAAAATTTCATAAATTCTATAACAAAGtcacttttcaaaaaataaaggtTGTCTACTTGTCTTTAGTACATTTGAGGAGAACACAAAATAAACTTATTATCTATTACTTCGATTACAAAACTTttgagaaaacaaaaaaaagttaagTGATTAGGaagtaaattcttttttttaaaaaatattttgaatatgttaattaataaaaaagaagagaataattcattttacatgtaatccaaataaataaaaccttATAGCTCATTAAAAAAAGGATGGAGCAACTATCAGCATTTTCTTAGATCTAAAATGAGGAGTTTGGATGTGATTGTTGATAatgttttgtaattaaattttctgACATGAGATAGCTACTACGGTATTGGATTGGGCATGGCCTGTGGGTATGTGGGGCCATCATTCATAATAATGGTGTATCCCTTCTGagaaaaatattgattttttatcagaaaaggaaaaagatttTGCTTTCCCATAAAATGATATGTTAGATTCGAGGGATATTTTAGAGTTTTTAGAAACttcacttaacataatacatcgaaaaaatataatttttatgaaGATTAGATGCAGGGTGATGAATGAGGTGGATTCGAGCCTTAaataacaaagtcagtagtccTCAAAAGGATGCATGTCATAAGTGAATTGTAATATAGTTTTAAAATAGACATAAATGTCTATTAAACTTAAGAATATCTAGATATTAGTTTAAGGATCGAAATAATGTCTCTATAAAGATTAATAAGAATTAtaactattatttaattatatattaaaaaataatataccgcAGCACCGGTAATATACTACTCCGTAGttcttttttgaatactactaactctattacaatgcagtatctgttcataactacttttccaacctattgaagcacaagagtcagtattgactccactgaggctcgaacccaccacctcccgtataaaggcaAGGGTTTGATGGTACAGGACCACAAAGTCCTTGGCAATTATATAGATAGACAtcattatattttacaataaattcaaaatatattataattatttttttctttgccaAACTAATAAAGATTATTTTAGCTGAGATCCCTAGCTTGAGTAGTGAGGCCAAACCCAAAGGCAAACAAGGGATCATAATGGGCATCGCCCACGTTCATCGGCAACTGATCAACCGATTTGAACCAAGTGCGAGCAAGCTTGCCGGAGAAGCCATAATCGCCGAACAAAACATCGGCCACGCCCTGCCCTTCGGTTCCCGGCAACCACGCAGCGATCAGTGCGTCGATCTCGGCTACGTATGGCTCTAACACCACTGGCCGGCCGGAGACCACAACCACCGCGCATCTCACTGCGCCGCACACGGTGCTAATGGTGCGGCCTCCCGGTTCTGTTATGGTGAGATTGGAGCTGTCGCCTAATAGCTCGGCGTATGGGAGCTCGTCAACAATGGCGTAGGAGAAGTTGTTGGATTTGACGAAGATTGCGTCTGGATCTGATTCGTAGATTACTTGGGTCGAAGGATCGACTGTGTTCTTCACGGCTGTTAAAATAGTGGTTCCTGCATAGATcctgatttttaaatttgtaataattataaaataaagctagttattaaaattttttaataattataatattaatcgAAGAACCCTATTCTCATTTAATCatctctaaatatatatatatatatatatatacttattttatacGTGTATTGTGCTACTGATTTAATGTCaaatgtttgtatttaaataagtaatttaaagtatatcaatgtaaaattatatagcaaaaattcattataattgtcattaaaattaatgtttaacttacatttttctaaaaacaattatctaaatatttattgtaGTTGGTATGACATTAGGCAGTAGCTACTACTTTTGGTTAAAGTTTTGTTAATTCGCTTTTGGATAAGTTTGTCATTATTTTCATCTTTATTGTTTGTTAGCTTCTTTTCTCTTTTGTTGTAGTGTCTCAtatgcaattgggttactggtgctactttgcaaaaaaaaactaaaaaatggtctaattagttttgttacatTAATCACACTTTATAGCCATACCAGTTGTAAGATCATTGCCCGGAACACCCTGCCATTGCATGGTCCAGCCACCACATTGGTAGCCCAGATTGTGTGCATGGCTTCCAGCCACAAGAATCTTTGCTGCTTTCTTGGGAAGAGGCACTAATGCCTCATTCTCACTTTTCCCATTCTTCAAAAGCACAGCTGATTTCCTCACTGCTTTTCTAGCCAATTCTCTATGCTCCTACAAATCAAAATCAAGAACAACACCTTAATAATAAGAACTAGCTAGATTTGAAGGAATAATCCCAGTAATAGCtgatgatatgatatgatatgatattcaCCTGACTCCCCAGTTGGTTTGCCAAGCTGAAATCAGCCATCGGGTTCTCGAAAAGACCCATCATAAACTTAACCTTCAGTATACGCTCCACAGCATCATCGATCCTACTCATCGAGATAACCTCGTTTTTTACTAGGGAACTCAAAGCATTAATGAATTCCGTAAAATTCACAGGGACTATAACCTGCTAAGTACACACCAGGCAGGTTAGAAACATTCTTGGAAGCTAACATTTCTTATTGCAGATATATAAGTCGGGCTAACCATGTCAATTCCCGCTAGAATTGCAGCTTGAACCGAGTAAGAATAGTTAGAATGAGGGGGATCAGTGATCTTGTCAATGCCCTGCCAATCTGAAATCACAAATCCCtgaaatacatacatacatggcAACAAAAATGGCCTTATTCTTGGCTAGGCAGAATGCATAATTATTCCATTTCAACTCGAAATACTGTCCTTGTCACGTTTACCTCGAACTTGAGCTTGTCTTTGAGGAATCCGGTTACAAGATCATGGTTAGCGTGCATCTTGTGGCCGTTCCAGCTAGAGTATGATACCATAACGGTTGCAACGCCCTTCCTAATCGAATCATAATATGCGGGCATGTGAATGCTAAGTAGCTCGTCGAAGCCAATTACTGTGTTGTTCTCGTCAATGCCCTTCACCGTGCCACCATCGCCAACAAAATGCTTAGCACAGCCTGCAACTTTCGTCCTTAACAAAATAAAACGACCTATTATGTCTAGAAACGATGCCACTTCCACATTAACATGTCACcctgttttctccatttttcgaTGTTTATATAGACGATATGATGTTGTAACGAAACATATGATTGAGGTACAACCAGATTACAAGAAAATGAAGGACATAGTGATGTAAAAGACGAGAGTTTCATACTTTCCTGCAACGAAGGGAACGCCCACAGAGTTTTCCGGGGGGTCTCCTTGTAAACCAGGTATGATCTCGGTCATCATTTGCACAATCGTGTGATCTTCGCTGTAGCTTTCATAACAACGGCCCCATCTAGGATCTCGACAGACCTGGAACGAAACAACAGTTAGGCATCAAAACGATACTAATGTTAACACAACGAGATAATAAGTTTAGCTTATAAACTCACAGCTATACAGGGAGCAAAAACATATGGGATCCCTGTAGCCCTAACTTCAAGTGCAGTTGCAGCTCCAATTCTTTTCACAAGTTCTGCATCCCTGTCAAGGATCCAGGAATTGAAGAACTAAAAGTATCACTAGTCTTGAACACGGTACACGGATGAACATATTATTGAGATTTATTCTAAAGTGGAACAGAAAGGGCAAGCCAAACTTTAAGGAGCATTAACCATAAGAGTGatggatatatattatataccaGCTAGACTTTGATCAAAAGTGGAAACAAGCAAGCATTTCATGGCTTTATGAGTTTTGACACTGAAATTTACACTCGAATAACCTCGGGGCACTCGAATTCATTTAGGGAGCACAAGCAGAGACCCGCGAACATATCCTAAAGTATACAGATAATACTATAGAATGCTGATACAATACAAGGTAAGAATAGGCTTACCTGGTGACACCAAGGCCAATATTGTGAGGAAAAATGGTGGCATTGTAGGCATTGTTGTGGCCATGGATTGCATCAATTCCATAGATCATAGGGATTCCAAGGCGGGTGGAAAGAGCAGCCTTTTGAATCTCATTCACCATATTTACCCAATCCTCAGCAGAGGCCTTAGGACATGGTGCATCCCCTCCTCCACTCAATACACTTCCTGCCATTACCAAAATCCTTCTTATCACATCCCACAATCAAGAAACATAAATATTTTCCCTACTAAGGTCCAATTTTTAGCTGATCTGCATTGCAACACATGAAATCTCCCTTTCTTGAtcgcatggttgcagtaggcgctaggcgctattACCGCCCGACTAGCACCCTGCGGTGACTAGGCCGCGAc contains these protein-coding regions:
- the LOC116016214 gene encoding uncharacterized protein LOC116016214; this translates as MSKCAKPAMGFAVLLLLLCFMSGVMAAEKYKDPKQPVGERIKDLMKRMTLEEKIGQMTQIERKVSTPDVINQYFIGSVVSGGGSWPAPKASVEDWVNMFNEFQRGALSTRLGIPIIYGIDAVHGNNNVYKATIFPHNVGLGVTRDPELVKRIGAATALEVRATGVNYAFAPCIAVCRDPRWGRCYESYSEDHKIVQMMTEIIPGLQGDPPANSQGVPFVAADKTKVVGCAKHFVGDGGTVNGTDESNTIIDINGLLSIHMPAYYDSIRKGVATVMVSYSSWNGKKMHAHRELLTGFLKRKLKFKGFVISDWEGIDRITDPPHANYTYSVQAGVLAGIDMVMVPINYTDFIGDLTSLVKKKVIPMSRIDDAVKRILRVKFMMGLFENPMADMSLASQLGSQEHRELAREAVRKSLVLLKNGKSDDNQPLLPLPKKAAKILVAGTHAHNLGYQCGGWTIEWQGAGGNDLTLGTTILTAVKNTIDPSTQVVYQENPGPDILNSNNFSYAIVVVGETPYTEMFGDSANLTILEPGGDIINNVCAAVKCAVVVISGRPVALEQYISKIDALIAAWLPGSEGQGVADALFGDYGFTGKLARTWFKSVDQLPMNVGDPHYDPLFPFGFGITTEAEKGEITQISIESRGYSAI
- the LOC116015470 gene encoding uncharacterized protein LOC116015470 isoform X1, with the translated sequence MLFIGRESRMGMGRFAEAKMGFVVLLLLCFMSGVAGEEYMAYKDPKQPVEARVRDLMDRMTLEEKIGQMTQIENTVATSDVMKQYFIGSVLSGGGDAPCPKASAEDWVNMVNEIQKAALSTRLGIPMIYGIDAIHGHNNAYNATIFPHNIGLGVTRDAELVKRIGAATALEVRATGIPYVFAPCIAVCRDPRWGRCYESYSEDHTIVQMMTEIIPGLQGDPPENSVGVPFVAGKTKVAGCAKHFVGDGGTVKGIDENNTVIGFDELLSIHMPAYYDSIRKGVATVMVSYSSWNGHKMHANHDLVTGFLKDKLKFEGFVISDWQGIDKITDPPHSNYSYSVQAAILAGIDMQVIVPVNFTEFINALSSLVKNEVISMSRIDDAVERILKVKFMMGLFENPMADFSLANQLGSQEHRELARKAVRKSAVLLKNGKSENEALVPLPKKAAKILVAGSHAHNLGYQCGGWTMQWQGVPGNDLTTGTTILTAVKNTVDPSTQVIYESDPDAIFVKSNNFSYAIVDELPYAELLGDSSNLTITEPGGRTISTVCGAVRCAVVVVSGRPVVLEPYVAEIDALIAAWLPGTEGQGVADVLFGDYGFSGKLARTWFKSVDQLPMNVGDAHYDPLFAFGFGLTTQARDLS
- the LOC116015470 gene encoding uncharacterized protein LOC116015470 isoform X2, encoding MLFIGRESRMGMGRFAEAKMGFVVLLLLCFMSGVAGEEYMAYKDPKQPVEARVRDLMDRMTLEEKIGQMTQIENTVATSDVMKQYFIGSVLSGGGDAPCPKASAEDWVNMVNEIQKAALSTRLGIPMIYGIDAIHGHNNAYNATIFPHNIGLGVTRDAELVKRIGAATALEVRATGIPYVFAPCIAVCRDPRWGRCYESYSEDHTIVQMMTEIIPGLQGDPPENSVGVPFVAGKTKVAGCAKHFVGDGGTVKGIDENNTVIGFDELLSIHMPAYYDSIRKGVATVMVSYSSWNGHKMHANHDLVTGFLKDKLKFEGFVISDWQGIDKITDPPHSNYSYSVQAAILAGIDMVIVPVNFTEFINALSSLVKNEVISMSRIDDAVERILKVKFMMGLFENPMADFSLANQLGSQEHRELARKAVRKSAVLLKNGKSENEALVPLPKKAAKILVAGSHAHNLGYQCGGWTMQWQGVPGNDLTTGTTILTAVKNTVDPSTQVIYESDPDAIFVKSNNFSYAIVDELPYAELLGDSSNLTITEPGGRTISTVCGAVRCAVVVVSGRPVVLEPYVAEIDALIAAWLPGTEGQGVADVLFGDYGFSGKLARTWFKSVDQLPMNVGDAHYDPLFAFGFGLTTQARDLS